The genomic stretch GCCGACGACGTGGCCGACGAGATGCCCGGCGATCGCTGCGGCGGCGATCGCGACAAGGTCCCAGGCGACATCCCACAGACCGATCGTCGGGCGTCCGCAGAGCTTCTCCAGGTCGGTGATGAGCTGCTGGCCGAGGGCCTTACGCACGGGGCCGGAGGCTCCGGTGCCGTTGCGGGTCCTGCTGGCGGGGCTGCCCATCAGGTCCTCCAGTCGATGTGGTGCGGGGTGGGAATGTGCCGTGCTCCGGCGCGCCCGCGGCTGGGCAGCGCACTGGCGGGCGCACTGTTGGCGGGCGCGCCGGAGGACGACGGAAGGGTGGTTCAGCCGCGGATCAGGCGGCGGTGAGGGCGCTGTCCGGGCGCATGCCGGCCTTGAGGTCGGTGGCGTCGGGACGCATCCCGAGCTTCAGCTCCGGGGCGTCGGGGCGCATGCCGGTCTTGAGGCCGGTGGCGTCGGGACGCATCCCGAGCTTGAGGGCGCCCGCGTCGGGACGCATGCCGAGCTTCAGGTCGGTGGCGTCGGGACGCATGCCGGCCTTCAGGTCTGGGGCGTCCGGGCGCATGCCGGCCTTCAGGCCGGTGTCCGGGGTCATTGCGGCGGTAGCGGTCATGGAGGTTCTCCCTCTTCGGTCGCGGGTGACCCCGCGAGTCCGTGTGATCGGCTGATGGAGCTGCCGGGCCGCGGTCGGGTGAGGTGCTGAACCGTCGGCTCGGACGTCATGGGCGCGAGCGCCCGCCGGTGGAAAGTCGCGCCGGAGCACGTCCGCTCCATCCGTGGATGAGCGTTGGATGAGCGTTGCGGTACGTGGTCGCGCTGGGCGCTTGGCCAGTCACGCTAGGGCTGCGCCGGAGGCAGCCGCAACGGCTATGGGCGTTGCGGCGGTTGCACGGGACCGTTGCGTGACCGTTGCGCGTCCATGCCACCTGAGCTGCGGAAACGCCGAAGTCTCGTCCTGGAACAGTGGCGGATCGGGGCCGTCGGGCGCTGCGATGCCAGCAGAAGGGCTTCTGCTGCGCGCGTCGCCGCGGCTAGCTTGTGGGACCGCCGAGGAGCCGTGCACGAGGACGCCGTGGCGACCGGATTCCCTCCATTTGCCGTTGAAAACAGAGGCCTTGAGGAGCACACGTGCTCAACCCCGTTGTGATGAAGTCCGACCTGCTGTTCAGCCTGCGTGACACGCTGCGCTCAGAGACGTTCGTCGAGGTGGTCACCCCTACGGTGCGCAGAGCCGACCTCGGCCCGGGACGTCGCGTGCCGGTCGATCTCGACGGGGGCCGCTTCCTGCGGGCGATGATCGGCCCGGCGCTGCGCGTGAACATGGAGCACCACCGGCGGGTCTTCGAAATCGGTCAGTGCTTCCGGCCCGAGAAGCCGGACGAGCTGCACGCGCCCGAGTTCCAGATGCTCGACCTCTACGCCGCCGACGAGAATTTCGAGTTCCTGTTCGCGCTGGCCGAGCGCCTGGTCGTCCCGCACATCCGTTACACCCCCGAGCGGGTCTCTGTCGCCGGCCACATCCATGACGTCTTCGGCATCGACCTGCGCCGCGAGCCCCTCGGCGATCTGCCCGCACAGATGGCCGCCCACCTGGACATGGGTACCGAGGTGCCGTTCAAGACGGTGCTCGGCCGGTTCGTGGAGCGCGAACTGGAGACCCAGAGCACGGGTGCCGCACTGTTCCTGACCGAGTACCCGATCGGCGGGGACGAGCCGTGCGCCCGTCTCACACCGGGCACGACCGCCGTCCTCAACCGTTTCGAGGTCCTGATCGACGGCCTCGAAGTCGTGCACGGCTACGAGGACGAGCCCGACCGGGCCGCGTTCGTCGAGCGGGCCCGTGCGGTGGACCTGTACGACGACGAGCAGGCCCTGGCGTGGAAGGCGATCGACGCCGGGCAAGCGCCGGCCCACAGCGTCGGGCTCGGCATCGGCATCGAGCGGCTGTGTATGGCCGCCTCCGGCATCAAGGACATCAGCGTCTTCCAGCAGTCGGCCCAGTTCTGACCGCCACCCTTCCGAAAGGAGCCGCGATGTCCTTGTCGCTGCGCCCGCTCGACGACAGCGGCTTCGGCGCCGTCGTCGACTGCAACCTCGCGACCGAAGCCGAAGGGCTCGCGCCCCAGCTGGCGCGAGCCCTGCACCAGCACAGGCTGCTGGTCGTGCCCCGCCAGCACCTGACCCACGCCGATCTCCTGACCGTCGCCTCCTGCTTCGGAACGGTGGACACGAGCATCGACCGCCGCTATGCCGTCGGCGGCTTTCCCGGGCTGACCGTCATCAGCAACATCGTCGAGGACGGCGAGTACGTCGGCATCTACGACGGGGACGATGAGGAGGAATGGCACGCCGACAACAGCTTCAAGCCACAGCTGACCGCCGTGACGCTGCTGTACTCGGTCATCACCCCCGAGGAAGGCGGCGAGACCCGCTTCGCCGACGCGACCCGCGCCTACACCGGCCTCCCCCCGGCGGCACGGCAGCGGATCGAGAAGATGCGCGCGGTGCACTCCATCCAGCAGCTCGGCGCGTTGCAGAGCCAGGCCAGCGGCGGGCAGTCGTCGGCCGCGGCCGGGAGCCTCGCCGGCCAGCCAGAGGTCGAGCACCCGCTCGTCCTGACCCATCCGGTCACCGGAGCCCGCTCACTGCTGCTCGGCTCCATGGTGATCCGCTGCGTCACCGGACTCTCCGATCAGGACAGCCGCGCCCTGATCGACGACCTGCTGGAGCACACGACCAGAGCGCCGTACCTCTACAGCCATCGCTGGAGTCAGGGCGACCTCGTCGTGTGGGACAACCTCGCCACCCTCCACACCGCATCCCCGTGCGACAGCTCCCGCCACCCCCGCCTGCTGTATCGCGCTGCCGTTCGACAGCATGCCGCTTCCCGTGGCTCCGAGGGATGACCGGCGGCGAGAACACGCTGTCTGCGCTCGTCGCCAGCCCTAGTGTTTGCCCATGACCGCGAAGGCCGTGAAGGTGCCCCTGAAGGAAACCGCCCTCAACCTCGAGCGCATCACCCAGATCGGACACCAAGTGCACGGCGTGTGCCCAGACTTCGACGCCGGCGCCTTCGTACAGGACGTGATGTCCGACCTACCCGCACTGGAGCTGAAAGACCGGATTTCTCGGACCAGCCAGGCACTGCACACCCACCTTCCGGTCACCGGCACCGAAGCCCTCGACGTCCTGCTGCGCTCGCTGCCGCCGACTCCCGAAGCCGCCGGCATCACAAACGACTTCGGGTGGCACACCTACTCCCCGCACTCCGACTTCGTCGCGCGCTACCTGCGCACCGGCGAGTACCTGGACCAAGCCCTCGACGCCCTCGCGCGCTTCACCCGGTACTTCTCGGCAGAGGTCGCCGTGCGGGACTTCCTCAACGACTTCCCCGACGAGACGATGAAGGCCGTTGACGCGTGGTCCCGCGACGAGGACCACCGGACCCGCCGGCTCGCGAGTGAAGCCACCCGCCCCCTCCTGCCCTGCGCGCCCCGCATCTCCCTGCCCGACGATGCGGCGCTCCCTGTGCTCGACCGGCTCTACGCCGATTCCAGCACCTACGTCCGTACCTCCGTCGCCAACCACCTCCACGACCTCGCCGGCACGCAGCCCGAACTCGTCCTGGCCACCCTCGGGCGGTGGAAGGACACCGCCAGCGCCACCGACCAGCACTTCGCCTTCATCGCCAGGACGGCCCTGCGGAGCAGGCTCAAGAAGGGCTCGCCGGACGCCTACGCCTTCCTCGGCTACCCGCACGACGCACCTCTCGAGCTGACACCCCTCGTCCTGGAACGTACCGAGTTGGCCGACGGCGACGTGCTGACCTTCTCCGCCGCCCTCACCGCCACCGTGGCCGTCCCGGTGGATGTCATGTTCGTGATTTCCTCCACCACCCCCACCGGCAAGCCGCGCGAGAAGGTCTACTTCCTCAACCGCAACACCGTCCAGCCCGGTCGGCCGCTCCTTCTGGCCAAGCCGCACAAGCTGCGTTCGACGGCCACAACGAAGATCACTCCCGGCCCGTACACCGTCGCGATCCAGGTCAACGGCCGCCGCTTTCCCGCCGCGCCGTTCACGGTCGTCGCGGCATGATCCGCGACCGTCCTTCTACCTGATCTGAGCGCTCTCCACCAGGGCCGTGCCTCGTCCTCGCCACGGCCCGGTCAGCCATGCCCCACACCGGATCCCCGGCCAGCACGGCAATCCCCCGAAGGAGTGACCCGACTGCGTCGAACAGATTTCAAGGCCCGCCGCCGCACCCTGCCCGCCCCAACAGCCCGATCAGAACGTGTGTTCACGAAATGAGCCGTGACGGAGCCCGATCCGACGCGTTCTTAGAGCACCAGTGCCACTTCCCCGCCCAGATGGAGGACATCATGAATCCCGCCCCCACCCTCGTGCATCAGCCCTCCGGAATCGAACGACGGCCCACCCCCGTGACGGTGCGCCGTGTTGACGACACCCGCTGCTCAGCACGTCTGGATACGAGGTGGGTGGCATGAGTGAGTCGACCGATGAAACCGCCGAGACCGTCCCGGGGCCGCGCCCCACCCCCCTTCCGCCCGCCCCGCCGACCGCGTCACCGCAAGCCGCGCTGGGCGCCGGCGCGGAGCAGCCCTCCCCCGCCCCGGAGATGCGGTACGTGGACCTGACCGGCAGCCGTGAAGCGGCCGGCCGCTCCATCCGGATGCGCGACATGGCCCGGCGCCTGCCCCAGCTGGTGCGGCGTTCGCTGGCACTGGCCTGGCGCGTCGACCGGAAGGCCACCACCGGTCTCCTGCTGTGCCAGACGGTCGCCGGCGTCATGCAGGCCCTGGGCCTCATCGCGATCAGCGGAACCCTCACCGCACTGCTGACCAGTGGCGACGTCTACCATCGGCTCCTCCAGGCATGGCCGTCCGTAGCCCTGCTGGCGGCTGCGACCGGGGTGCGGGCGCTGCTGGGCATCACCGTCAGCTGGCTCTCCTCCCGACTGGGCCCGCTCATGTCGCGCGAAGCCGAGCAGATGCTGCTCACCGGCTGCGCCGAGGTGGAGCTCTCCGCCTACGACGACCCCGACTTCAACCGCGACCGCGAAGCCGCCGACCGCGGAGCACAGGTCACCGGGGACCTGGTCAACGAGGGCCAGGACCTGATCGCCTCGGCGGCCTCCTTCCTCGCCGGGGCCATCGTGCTGGCCGGCGTGAGCTGGGTGCTGCTTCCCCTTCTGGTCGTGGCCAGCCTGCCGCAGGCCCTTGCCCAGGTCAGCGCCGCCCGGGTCCGCTACCTGGCGAACCTGCGCAGCAACGGCGACAACCGCATGCTGTCGGTGCTGCGTTGGCACATCTTCACCCGCGAGGCAGCCGACCAGATCCGCGCCGGCACCATGGCCGAATTCCTGTCCGGCCGGTACCGGCAGACGGTCGCCCGGATCAACCGCGAAGACCGGACCGCGGCCGACAAGGGCGCCCGCATGTCGCTGTTCGGCGCGCTGTGCGGCGGCCTCGGATCGGCTGTCGTGTGGGCGGCGGTGGTGTGGCTGCTGGCCACCGGCCGCATCAGCGTCGGCCACGCCGGCACGGCCGTCTTCGCTCTGCAGACGGTGGGCCAGTCGGTGCGCGGGCTGGTCGCCGTGGGGGCCCGTGCCGTGCGTACCGGCCTCTACATGGACGACTGGACCCGGTTCCTCGACTTGGCCGGCGGCTACACCATGCGCCGCGGCGAGCACCGGCCAGCGCCACCAAACGAGATCAAGATCAAGTCGGTCTCGCACCGCTACGCCGGGAAGGACCAGGACGCGTTGTCCGACGTCTCGCTCACGCTGCGCCGGGGCGAGGTCACAGCACTGGTCGGCTTCAACGGATCGGGGAAATCAACGCTGTCGAAGCTGGTCAGCGGCCTGTACCTGCCCACTGGAGGACAGGTGCTGTGGGACGGCGTCCCCACCGACGA from Streptomyces mirabilis encodes the following:
- a CDS encoding amino acid--tRNA ligase-related protein; protein product: MLNPVVMKSDLLFSLRDTLRSETFVEVVTPTVRRADLGPGRRVPVDLDGGRFLRAMIGPALRVNMEHHRRVFEIGQCFRPEKPDELHAPEFQMLDLYAADENFEFLFALAERLVVPHIRYTPERVSVAGHIHDVFGIDLRREPLGDLPAQMAAHLDMGTEVPFKTVLGRFVERELETQSTGAALFLTEYPIGGDEPCARLTPGTTAVLNRFEVLIDGLEVVHGYEDEPDRAAFVERARAVDLYDDEQALAWKAIDAGQAPAHSVGLGIGIERLCMAASGIKDISVFQQSAQF
- a CDS encoding TauD/TfdA dioxygenase family protein, producing MSLSLRPLDDSGFGAVVDCNLATEAEGLAPQLARALHQHRLLVVPRQHLTHADLLTVASCFGTVDTSIDRRYAVGGFPGLTVISNIVEDGEYVGIYDGDDEEEWHADNSFKPQLTAVTLLYSVITPEEGGETRFADATRAYTGLPPAARQRIEKMRAVHSIQQLGALQSQASGGQSSAAAGSLAGQPEVEHPLVLTHPVTGARSLLLGSMVIRCVTGLSDQDSRALIDDLLEHTTRAPYLYSHRWSQGDLVVWDNLATLHTASPCDSSRHPRLLYRAAVRQHAASRGSEG
- a CDS encoding ABC transporter ATP-binding protein — encoded protein: MRYVDLTGSREAAGRSIRMRDMARRLPQLVRRSLALAWRVDRKATTGLLLCQTVAGVMQALGLIAISGTLTALLTSGDVYHRLLQAWPSVALLAAATGVRALLGITVSWLSSRLGPLMSREAEQMLLTGCAEVELSAYDDPDFNRDREAADRGAQVTGDLVNEGQDLIASAASFLAGAIVLAGVSWVLLPLLVVASLPQALAQVSAARVRYLANLRSNGDNRMLSVLRWHIFTREAADQIRAGTMAEFLSGRYRQTVARINREDRTAADKGARMSLFGALCGGLGSAVVWAAVVWLLATGRISVGHAGTAVFALQTVGQSVRGLVAVGARAVRTGLYMDDWTRFLDLAGGYTMRRGEHRPAPPNEIKIKSVSHRYAGKDQDALSDVSLTLRRGEVTALVGFNGSGKSTLSKLVSGLYLPTGGQVLWDGVPTDDADPQALWQQVALVPQDYAHWPLTVRENVTQGQPTARGDAAVLEACEASDADEVVDKLGAGLDTLLAREWLNGEELSGGQWQRIALARAFFREAGLLVLDEPTANLDPRAEYRIFQRLRDLAQDRVVLLVTHRITNVAVADRIVVLDEGRVVQEGTYKDLAAQEGGPFQQLLSYQVTSEPDGEKHGTRA